One Qipengyuania aurantiaca genomic region harbors:
- a CDS encoding YifB family Mg chelatase-like AAA ATPase has translation MVALVRTVAYLGLEARSVEVQCSLAPGLPNFNIVGLADKAVGESKERVRAALSSMGLALPPKRITINLSPADLPKEGSHYDLPIALAVLAAMGITDAEQLEDWIVVGELALDARVQPSPGVLLAAIHASEAEKGLICPAGQGSEAKWASEVPVLAAPDIASLLNHLKGTSQLAQPEQGMIEDAGKAPDLKQVKGQETAKRALEIAAAGGHNLLMIGPPGAGKSLLASCLPGILPPLSPPEALEVSMVQSVAGLLEEGRISRARPFRAPHHSASMAALTGGGLKVKPGEVSLAHLGVLFLDELPEFQRAVLDSLRQPLETNTVDVARANAHVIFPANVQLVAAMNPCRCGHLGDPALACSRAPKCAADYQSKVSGPLLDRIDLHVEVDPVSAADLALPPPAEGSAEVAARVATAREVQTARAEASGARTNAELQGDALEDFAGPDEKGRELLMQAATAMRLSARSYTRMLRVARTVADLAGAEKVGRIHVAEALSYRRQPPRA, from the coding sequence TTGGTCGCACTGGTCCGTACGGTGGCCTATCTCGGGCTGGAGGCGCGCAGCGTCGAGGTGCAATGCAGCCTCGCGCCGGGCCTGCCGAACTTCAACATCGTGGGACTGGCCGACAAGGCGGTGGGCGAGAGCAAGGAGCGGGTGCGCGCTGCGCTGTCCTCCATGGGCCTCGCGCTGCCGCCCAAGCGCATTACCATCAACCTCTCGCCGGCCGACCTGCCCAAGGAAGGTTCGCATTACGACCTCCCCATCGCGCTCGCCGTGCTGGCGGCGATGGGGATCACCGATGCCGAGCAACTGGAGGACTGGATCGTGGTCGGCGAACTGGCGCTCGATGCGCGCGTCCAGCCCTCGCCCGGCGTGCTGCTGGCGGCTATTCACGCAAGCGAGGCGGAGAAGGGCCTGATCTGCCCCGCCGGGCAAGGATCGGAAGCCAAGTGGGCGAGCGAGGTCCCGGTCCTCGCCGCACCCGATATCGCCAGCCTGCTCAACCACCTCAAGGGCACCAGCCAGCTGGCCCAGCCCGAACAGGGCATGATCGAGGATGCGGGCAAGGCGCCCGACCTCAAACAGGTAAAGGGGCAGGAAACCGCCAAGCGCGCGCTCGAGATTGCCGCGGCGGGCGGGCATAACCTTTTGATGATCGGACCGCCGGGTGCGGGCAAGTCGCTGCTGGCAAGCTGCCTTCCCGGCATCCTCCCCCCGCTTTCCCCGCCCGAGGCGCTGGAGGTGAGCATGGTGCAATCGGTCGCCGGCTTGCTGGAGGAAGGCCGCATCTCCCGCGCCCGCCCGTTCCGCGCGCCGCACCATTCGGCGAGCATGGCCGCGCTTACCGGCGGCGGGCTGAAGGTGAAACCGGGCGAGGTCAGCCTCGCGCATCTGGGCGTGCTCTTCCTCGACGAATTGCCCGAGTTCCAGCGCGCCGTGCTCGATTCGCTGCGCCAGCCGCTGGAGACCAACACGGTCGATGTCGCGCGCGCCAACGCGCATGTGATCTTCCCCGCCAATGTCCAGCTGGTCGCGGCGATGAACCCGTGCCGCTGCGGGCATCTGGGCGATCCCGCGCTGGCGTGTAGCCGCGCCCCCAAATGCGCCGCCGATTACCAGAGCAAAGTCTCCGGCCCGCTGCTCGACCGCATCGACCTCCATGTCGAGGTCGACCCGGTCAGCGCCGCCGACCTCGCCCTGCCCCCGCCCGCCGAGGGCAGCGCCGAAGTCGCCGCAAGGGTCGCCACCGCGCGTGAGGTTCAAACGGCCCGCGCCGAGGCAAGCGGCGCGCGCACCAACGCCGAACTCCAGGGCGACGCGCTGGAGGACTTCGCCGGCCCCGACGAAAAGGGGCGCGAACTTTTGATGCAGGCAGCCACCG
- the rpmH gene encoding 50S ribosomal protein L34, which produces MKRTFQPSNLVRARRHGFFARKATPGGRKVLRARRARGRKNLCA; this is translated from the coding sequence ATGAAGCGGACTTTCCAGCCCTCGAACCTCGTGCGCGCCCGTCGCCACGGTTTCTTCGCGCGCAAGGCCACCCCGGGCGGCCGCAAGGTTCTTCGTGCACGTCGCGCTCGCGGCCGCAAGAACCTTTGTGCGTGA
- the rnpA gene encoding ribonuclease P protein component, translating to MHPSLSVIRKRSDFLAANRGMRNAKPGFVLLTRPNEGQGKRYGITVTKKIGNAVVRNRMKRRFRELLWAALPDGGLPDHDHILIGREGGVERDFAALAEELDAALARAARGEGDRARRPRHSRSRRA from the coding sequence ATGCATCCGAGCCTGTCCGTCATCCGCAAGCGCAGCGATTTCCTCGCCGCCAATCGCGGTATGCGCAACGCGAAGCCGGGCTTCGTGCTGCTCACCCGCCCGAACGAGGGGCAGGGCAAGCGCTACGGCATCACCGTAACCAAGAAGATCGGCAACGCCGTGGTCCGCAATCGGATGAAGCGGCGCTTTCGCGAACTGCTTTGGGCGGCGCTGCCGGACGGGGGCCTGCCCGATCACGACCATATCCTCATCGGCCGCGAGGGCGGGGTGGAGCGTGATTTTGCCGCGCTGGCCGAGGAACTGGACGCCGCACTCGCCCGCGCGGCACGCGGCGAAGGCGACCGCGCCCGCCGTCCGCGCCACTCCCGATCGCGCCGCGCGTGA
- the yidD gene encoding membrane protein insertion efficiency factor YidD, whose amino-acid sequence MKYPLIWIARLWQLGPSRILPPTCRFTPSCSQYAIEALQKHGAIKGGWLTLKRLLRCQPWGGCGHDPVP is encoded by the coding sequence GTGAAGTACCCGCTGATCTGGATCGCCCGCCTGTGGCAGCTCGGTCCGAGCCGCATCCTGCCGCCCACCTGCCGCTTCACGCCCTCGTGCAGCCAATACGCCATCGAGGCGCTGCAGAAGCATGGCGCAATCAAGGGTGGATGGCTGACGCTCAAGCGGCTATTGCGCTGCCAACCCTGGGGGGGCTGCGGCCATGACCCGGTTCCCTGA
- the yidC gene encoding membrane protein insertase YidC, with protein MENSRNFVLVLTLSLAVLIGWQWAMDHFYPQPDDVPVTAEKVDTPAEAAAVAHTRTGGLQDPAALAQEEADLATALASPERLVIDSPKIAGSINLQGAFLDDVVLKDYAASTDADDDEPVRIFSPRGTPAQQYSQFGFLLNGQKVSDDAVWTATGDRLSPGNPVTLTHDAGNGIGLQLTYSIDDQYMLTVEQTIANRSGDAIVAQPFGLVGRTSDTASEDFFIAHSGPMGVFGDAANYDYDYDDIDDAKKVTPEGAPSWFGFTDIYWLAAMVPQDGTAPDATFRALGGNTYRADMIYDTVRVEKGMKHTTTSRLYAGAKESTVLDSYEDAGLEKFGLAIDWGWFRWFEKPFLWLLKNIFGLVGNFGVAIIILTIIVRGLMFPIAQKQFASMAAMKAIQPKMKKLQERYKDDRVRQQQEMQKLFKEEQVNPLAGCLPLILQIPIFFALYKVLYLAIEMRHQNFLWIEDLSAPDPATILNLFGLLPFTPPSFLAIGVLAVLLGVTMWLTFKLNPSAMDPVQQQVFSIMPWVLMFIMAPFAAGLLLYWVTSNVLTLAQQKYLYSKHPQLKAAAEKEKAEKAAEAAKAKQ; from the coding sequence TTGGAAAATTCACGCAATTTCGTGCTCGTGCTCACCCTTTCCCTGGCCGTGCTGATCGGTTGGCAGTGGGCGATGGACCATTTCTATCCGCAGCCCGACGACGTGCCGGTCACCGCGGAAAAGGTCGACACCCCGGCAGAAGCCGCGGCCGTGGCGCACACGCGCACCGGCGGTCTCCAGGATCCCGCCGCCCTTGCGCAGGAAGAGGCCGATCTCGCAACCGCGCTGGCCTCGCCCGAGCGCCTCGTCATCGATTCGCCCAAGATTGCCGGTTCGATCAACCTGCAGGGCGCGTTCCTCGACGACGTGGTGCTCAAGGATTACGCCGCCAGCACCGATGCCGATGACGACGAGCCGGTGCGCATCTTCTCGCCGCGCGGAACGCCCGCGCAGCAATATTCGCAGTTCGGTTTCCTGCTGAATGGCCAGAAGGTCTCGGACGACGCAGTCTGGACCGCGACCGGCGATCGGCTTTCGCCGGGCAATCCCGTCACGCTTACGCACGATGCGGGCAACGGCATCGGCCTGCAGCTGACCTATTCGATCGACGATCAGTACATGCTCACCGTCGAGCAGACGATCGCCAACCGCTCCGGCGACGCGATTGTCGCGCAGCCTTTCGGCCTCGTCGGCCGCACCAGCGACACGGCGAGCGAAGACTTCTTCATCGCCCATTCGGGCCCGATGGGCGTCTTCGGCGACGCCGCGAATTACGACTACGACTACGACGACATCGACGACGCCAAGAAGGTGACGCCCGAAGGAGCGCCGAGCTGGTTCGGCTTCACCGACATCTACTGGCTGGCCGCGATGGTCCCGCAGGACGGCACGGCGCCCGATGCGACCTTCCGGGCGCTGGGCGGCAACACCTACCGCGCCGACATGATCTACGACACCGTGCGTGTCGAAAAGGGCATGAAGCACACCACCACTTCGCGCCTCTACGCCGGTGCGAAGGAATCGACCGTCCTCGATTCCTACGAGGATGCGGGGCTCGAAAAGTTCGGCCTCGCCATCGACTGGGGCTGGTTCCGCTGGTTCGAGAAACCGTTCCTCTGGCTGCTCAAGAACATCTTCGGCCTGGTCGGCAATTTCGGCGTCGCCATCATCATCCTGACGATCATCGTGCGCGGGCTGATGTTCCCCATCGCGCAGAAGCAGTTCGCTTCCATGGCCGCGATGAAAGCGATCCAGCCCAAGATGAAGAAGCTGCAGGAACGCTACAAGGACGACCGTGTCCGCCAGCAGCAGGAAATGCAGAAGCTGTTCAAGGAAGAGCAGGTCAACCCGCTCGCCGGCTGCCTGCCGCTGATCCTGCAGATCCCGATCTTCTTCGCGCTCTACAAGGTGCTCTACCTCGCCATCGAGATGCGCCACCAGAATTTCCTCTGGATCGAGGATCTTTCCGCGCCCGATCCGGCGACCATCCTCAACCTGTTCGGCCTGCTGCCGTTCACCCCGCCGAGCTTCCTTGCCATCGGCGTGCTTGCCGTGCTGCTGGGGGTGACCATGTGGCTGACCTTCAAGCTGAACCCCAGCGCGATGGACCCGGTCCAGCAGCAGGTCTTCAGCATCATGCCCTGGGTGCTGATGTTCATCATGGCGCCGTTCGCCGCCGGCCTGCTGCTTTACTGGGTGACCTCCAACGTGCTCACTCTGGCGCAGCAGAAGTACCTCTATTCGAAGCACCCGCAGTTGAAGGCGGCGGCCGAAAAGGAAAAGGCTGAGAAGGCTGCCGAAGCGGCAAAGGCGAAACAGTGA
- the yihA gene encoding ribosome biogenesis GTP-binding protein YihA/YsxC: MTEEEAAELAQLERRANKLFSGRVEFLLSAPQLKFLPEPTVPEIAFAGRSNVGKSSLLNALTGRKKIARASVTPGRTQELNFFEVGEPTLFRLVDMPGYGFAKAPVKVVEKWKNLVKTYLRGRQVLVRNLVLVDSRHGLKDVDREMMKMLDEAAVGYRVVLTKADKIKASELAKTVEAVEAEAKKHVAAYPQIHVTSSEKGMGIGELRAALLRDAGV, encoded by the coding sequence GTGACCGAAGAAGAAGCCGCCGAACTCGCCCAGCTGGAACGGCGCGCCAACAAGCTGTTTTCCGGCCGGGTGGAGTTTCTCCTATCGGCCCCGCAGCTGAAATTCCTGCCCGAGCCGACCGTGCCGGAGATTGCCTTTGCGGGGCGCTCGAACGTCGGCAAGAGCTCGCTGCTCAACGCTCTCACCGGGCGCAAGAAGATCGCGCGCGCCTCGGTAACGCCAGGCCGCACGCAGGAATTGAACTTCTTCGAAGTGGGCGAGCCGACGCTCTTCCGCCTCGTCGACATGCCGGGTTACGGCTTTGCCAAGGCCCCGGTGAAGGTCGTCGAGAAGTGGAAGAACCTCGTGAAGACCTACCTGCGCGGACGGCAGGTGCTGGTCCGCAACCTCGTGCTGGTCGACAGCCGCCACGGGCTGAAGGATGTCGACCGCGAGATGATGAAGATGCTCGATGAGGCCGCGGTGGGCTACCGCGTGGTCCTCACCAAGGCCGACAAGATCAAGGCGAGCGAACTGGCCAAGACCGTCGAAGCGGTCGAGGCCGAGGCCAAGAAACACGTCGCCGCCTATCCGCAGATCCACGTCACTTCGAGCGAGAAGGGCATGGGGATCGGGGAACTGAGGGCCGCGCTGCTCAGGGACGCGGGCGTTTAG
- a CDS encoding VOC family protein: MSLRPFHLAFPVHDLDAARTFYGELLGCAEGRSSDDWIDFDFHGHQIVAHQAPGLVADRARTKVDSEEVPVPHFGVVLTMDEWDALKTRLEAAEVDFIIQPTVRFKGQPGEQATMFFRDPSGNALEMKAFADDAMLFAT, encoded by the coding sequence ATGAGCCTGCGCCCCTTCCACCTCGCCTTTCCCGTCCACGATCTGGACGCCGCCCGCACCTTTTACGGCGAGTTGCTCGGCTGCGCGGAAGGGCGCAGCAGCGACGACTGGATCGACTTCGATTTCCACGGCCACCAGATTGTCGCCCACCAGGCCCCCGGCCTCGTCGCCGACCGAGCGCGAACCAAGGTCGACAGCGAAGAGGTCCCCGTCCCCCATTTCGGCGTGGTGCTGACGATGGACGAGTGGGACGCGCTCAAGACCCGCCTCGAAGCCGCCGAGGTCGACTTCATCATCCAGCCCACCGTCCGCTTCAAGGGCCAGCCCGGCGAACAGGCCACCATGTTCTTCCGCGACCCCAGCGGCAACGCGCTGGAGATGAAGGCCTTCGCCGACGACGCGATGCTGTTTGCAACATGA
- a CDS encoding glutathione S-transferase family protein, translating to MKIIIGNKNYSSWSLRGWLAAKQSGLAFEEITVPMGGEAWDELKQDGSGTQPSHGKVPILWDDEVVVWDSLAILEYLADKVGRERFWPKDDTARGMARSMVAEMHSSYLSLRSECPMNVRKRFDGFEPSEACRADILRILTIWAEARSRFGNGGPFLFGTFGAADVFFAPVVSRFISYQIPVPGFAAAYMQAVWEHEWMQAWVTASENEEWVIEQYETVS from the coding sequence ATGAAGATCATCATCGGCAACAAGAACTACTCGAGCTGGTCCTTGCGCGGCTGGCTCGCGGCCAAGCAATCGGGGCTGGCGTTCGAGGAAATCACCGTCCCTATGGGCGGCGAGGCGTGGGACGAACTGAAGCAGGACGGCAGCGGCACGCAGCCCTCGCACGGCAAGGTCCCGATCCTGTGGGACGACGAGGTGGTGGTGTGGGACAGCCTCGCCATTCTCGAATACCTTGCCGACAAGGTCGGGCGCGAACGCTTCTGGCCCAAGGACGACACGGCGCGCGGCATGGCCCGGTCGATGGTTGCCGAAATGCACTCTTCCTACCTCTCGCTGCGCAGCGAATGCCCGATGAACGTGCGCAAGCGCTTCGACGGGTTCGAGCCGAGCGAGGCCTGCCGCGCCGACATCCTGCGCATCCTCACCATCTGGGCCGAAGCGCGCAGCCGGTTCGGCAATGGCGGGCCCTTCCTCTTCGGCACCTTCGGCGCAGCGGACGTGTTCTTCGCCCCCGTCGTCAGCCGCTTCATCAGCTACCAGATCCCCGTCCCGGGCTTCGCCGCGGCCTATATGCAGGCCGTGTGGGAGCACGAGTGGATGCAGGCGTGGGTCACCGCATCGGAAAACGAAGAATGGGTCATCGAACAATACGAAACCGTCTCCTGA
- a CDS encoding S1/P1 nuclease, with amino-acid sequence MGHRTIRNRLLTLVAAALALLPAQAQAWGFFAHRTTAEIALENVKPETRAGIARLLKAAPELGVPGCDLASLEDASVWPDCLRKDYWRWGYTFAWHYRTTPVCEAYEPRKNCSGQNCILAQIERNQRILADEGLPANVRLEALAFLVHFIGDVHMPLHSGDHEDRGGNDIDTAYGIAPGLNLHWIWDGPLAERAITSAEMPLVRRYSAKERAELGGGTPADWGRESWETSRDFVYPNAFDRAPCEGEDLPDETALTQEDIERAIPISQRRVTQAGIRMAEYLDAAFAPGPLPEPERD; translated from the coding sequence ATGGGTCATCGAACAATACGAAACCGTCTCCTGACGCTGGTCGCGGCGGCGCTCGCGCTGCTGCCCGCACAAGCGCAGGCCTGGGGCTTCTTCGCTCATCGCACGACCGCCGAGATCGCGCTCGAGAACGTGAAGCCGGAAACGCGTGCCGGAATTGCGCGCTTGCTGAAGGCCGCGCCGGAACTGGGCGTGCCCGGTTGCGATCTCGCGAGCCTGGAGGATGCGAGCGTGTGGCCCGATTGCCTGCGCAAGGACTACTGGCGCTGGGGCTACACCTTCGCCTGGCATTACCGCACCACGCCGGTGTGCGAGGCGTATGAGCCGCGCAAGAACTGCTCGGGCCAGAACTGCATTCTCGCCCAGATCGAGCGCAACCAGCGCATCCTTGCCGACGAGGGCCTGCCCGCGAATGTCCGGCTCGAAGCGCTGGCCTTCCTCGTCCACTTCATCGGCGATGTGCACATGCCGCTCCATTCGGGCGATCACGAGGACCGCGGCGGCAACGATATCGACACCGCCTATGGCATCGCGCCGGGGCTGAACCTGCACTGGATCTGGGACGGCCCGCTGGCCGAACGCGCGATCACCTCGGCTGAGATGCCGCTGGTGCGCCGCTACAGCGCGAAGGAACGCGCCGAACTGGGGGGAGGCACGCCCGCCGACTGGGGCCGCGAAAGCTGGGAGACGAGCCGCGACTTCGTCTATCCCAACGCCTTCGACCGCGCCCCTTGCGAAGGCGAGGACCTGCCCGACGAAACCGCGCTGACGCAGGAGGATATCGAGAGGGCCATCCCCATCTCCCAGCGCCGCGTGACGCAGGCGGGCATCCGCATGGCCGAATATCTCGACGCCGCCTTTGCGCCGGGCCCCTTGCCGGAGCCGGAGCGCGACTAG
- a CDS encoding cupin domain-containing protein codes for MPKLDLDAIPQTNATGYPPPYDAEVEGRHYRRLAPVGGLTKLGASHVVLQPGAYSSQRHWHEGQDELVVILQGEAMLIEDEGEIPVGPGDILAWPAGEKNGHRLHNRGDIPCVFFAISGGDRDTDRGEYPDIDMVFTPEGYFRKDGTPYPTKRVP; via the coding sequence ATGCCCAAGCTCGATCTCGACGCCATCCCCCAGACCAACGCGACGGGCTATCCGCCGCCTTATGATGCGGAGGTCGAGGGCCGGCACTATCGCCGCCTCGCTCCGGTCGGCGGGCTGACCAAGCTGGGCGCGAGCCATGTGGTGCTCCAGCCCGGCGCCTACTCCTCGCAGCGGCATTGGCACGAGGGGCAGGACGAGCTGGTGGTGATCCTGCAGGGCGAGGCCATGCTGATTGAGGACGAGGGCGAAATCCCGGTCGGGCCCGGCGACATCCTCGCCTGGCCGGCGGGCGAGAAGAACGGCCACCGCCTGCACAATCGCGGAGACATTCCTTGCGTCTTCTTCGCCATCAGCGGCGGCGACCGGGATACCGACCGGGGCGAATACCCCGATATCGACATGGTCTTCACGCCCGAGGGATACTTCCGCAAGGACGGCACGCCCTACCCGACCAAGCGCGTTCCCTAG
- the dapE gene encoding succinyl-diaminopimelate desuccinylase — MTEVLELAKRLMAAESVTPATGSVFDRMEAMLAPLGFEVHRFTRGEGAAGTPEAPVENLFAIRRGPEGSKHFAFAGHLDVVPPGGGWASDAFEPEVRGDLLYGRGAVDMKGSIACMVEAVKHVPAEAGTISFIITGDEEGPALHGTRALIDYMREAGHQPDLCLVGEPTSVNRLGDMMKIGRRGSVNIWLEVEGTQGHVAYPHLADNPIPKLVAMLAELDALVLDEGNDWFQASNLEITDLEVGNPAHNVIPETAKARISIRFNDEHSGASLSEKVMAIAEKHGGKAMPIISGEPFLTPPGEFSDIIARAVKAETGIDPEPSTTGGTSDARFLRAVCPVIEFGLVNATMHKRDEAVAIEDLSTLSRIYTAIAKDALA; from the coding sequence ATGACTGAGGTTCTCGAACTCGCCAAGCGGCTGATGGCCGCCGAAAGCGTCACTCCCGCTACGGGCTCCGTCTTCGACCGCATGGAGGCGATGCTCGCGCCGCTCGGTTTCGAAGTGCACCGCTTCACGCGCGGCGAGGGTGCGGCGGGCACGCCCGAAGCTCCGGTGGAGAACCTCTTCGCGATTCGGCGCGGCCCCGAAGGTTCGAAGCATTTCGCCTTCGCCGGCCATCTCGATGTCGTCCCACCCGGCGGCGGCTGGGCGAGCGACGCCTTCGAGCCCGAAGTGCGCGGCGACCTGCTCTATGGCCGCGGGGCGGTCGACATGAAGGGCTCGATTGCCTGCATGGTCGAAGCGGTAAAGCACGTGCCGGCCGAGGCAGGCACGATCAGCTTCATCATCACCGGCGACGAGGAAGGCCCGGCGCTCCATGGCACCCGCGCGCTGATCGACTACATGCGCGAGGCAGGCCACCAGCCCGACCTCTGCCTCGTCGGCGAACCTACCAGCGTCAATCGCTTGGGCGACATGATGAAGATCGGGCGGCGCGGTTCGGTGAACATCTGGCTGGAGGTCGAGGGGACGCAGGGTCACGTCGCCTACCCGCATTTGGCCGACAATCCGATCCCCAAGCTGGTCGCCATGCTGGCCGAACTCGACGCTCTGGTGCTCGACGAAGGCAATGACTGGTTCCAGGCCTCCAACCTCGAGATCACCGATCTCGAAGTCGGCAATCCGGCGCACAACGTTATTCCGGAAACCGCCAAGGCGCGCATCTCAATCCGCTTCAACGACGAGCATTCGGGCGCTTCGCTGTCCGAGAAGGTGATGGCAATTGCCGAGAAGCACGGCGGCAAGGCAATGCCGATCATCTCGGGCGAGCCCTTCCTCACCCCGCCGGGAGAATTCAGCGACATCATCGCGCGCGCCGTGAAGGCGGAAACGGGCATCGATCCCGAGCCTTCCACTACCGGCGGCACCTCGGACGCGCGCTTCCTTCGCGCCGTGTGCCCGGTGATCGAATTCGGCCTCGTGAACGCCACCATGCACAAGCGCGACGAGGCTGTAGCCATCGAGGACCTTTCCACGCTAAGCCGCATCTATACGGCGATCGCGAAGGATGCGCTGGCATAA